Proteins encoded together in one Lathamus discolor isolate bLatDis1 chromosome 3, bLatDis1.hap1, whole genome shotgun sequence window:
- the OSTN gene encoding osteocrin isoform X1, with product MQPCFQNAAGEMCDFCNRFKQLSSTGEVIVSLGDYKLKSPCLQMPQFQLVVVHLALVITLLQWHSISVLLVGAASEPLEPSAALVMGAHPIASEEKSATNLAAKLFLLDELVSLENEVTETKKKRSFPGFGSPIDRISSASVDVKGKQRKVVELPKRRFGVPLDRIGVSHLGNTKGASVLND from the exons ATGCAGCCTTGCTTTCAAAATGCTGCTGGAGAGATGTGTGATTTCTGTAACAGGTTTAAGCAGCTATCCAGCACTGGGGAGGTCATTGTCAGCCTGGGTGACTACAAGCTAAAGTCTCCCTGCTTACAA ATGCCGCAGTTCCAGCTTGTTGTGGTGCACTTGGCCCTTGTGATTACCCTGCTGCAGTGGCATTCTATCTCAGTGCTCCTTGTGGGGGCAGCTTCAGAG CCTTTGGAGCCTTCTGCTGCTCTGGTCATGGGAGCACATCCCATTGCCAGTGAAGAGAAGTCAGCCACCAACCTGGCAGCCAAACTGTTCCTTCTTGATGAGCTGGTGTCTCTGGAGAATGAGGTCACTGagaccaagaagaaaagaagtttcCCAGGATTTGGGTCCCCGATCGACAGAATTTCTTCTGCCTCTGTGGATGTTAAAGGCAAACAGAG GAAAGTGGTTGAGCTGCCTAAGAGACGTTTTGGAGTTCCTCTTGACCGGATTGGAGTGAGCCATCTTGGCAACACCAAGG GTGCTTCTGTTCTGAATGACTGA
- the OSTN gene encoding osteocrin isoform X3, translating into MMPQFQLVVVHLALVITLLQWHSISVLLVGAASEPLEPSAALVMGAHPIASEEKSATNLAAKLFLLDELVSLENEVTETKKKRSFPGFGSPIDRISSASVDVKGKQRKVVELPKRRFGVPLDRIGVSHLGNTKGASVLND; encoded by the exons ATGCCGCAGTTCCAGCTTGTTGTGGTGCACTTGGCCCTTGTGATTACCCTGCTGCAGTGGCATTCTATCTCAGTGCTCCTTGTGGGGGCAGCTTCAGAG CCTTTGGAGCCTTCTGCTGCTCTGGTCATGGGAGCACATCCCATTGCCAGTGAAGAGAAGTCAGCCACCAACCTGGCAGCCAAACTGTTCCTTCTTGATGAGCTGGTGTCTCTGGAGAATGAGGTCACTGagaccaagaagaaaagaagtttcCCAGGATTTGGGTCCCCGATCGACAGAATTTCTTCTGCCTCTGTGGATGTTAAAGGCAAACAGAG GAAAGTGGTTGAGCTGCCTAAGAGACGTTTTGGAGTTCCTCTTGACCGGATTGGAGTGAGCCATCTTGGCAACACCAAGG GTGCTTCTGTTCTGAATGACTGA
- the OSTN gene encoding osteocrin isoform X2, translated as MQPCFQNAAGEMCDFCNRFKQLSSTGEVIVSLGDYKLKSPCLQMPQFQLVVVHLALVITLLQWHSISVLLVGAASEPLEPSAALVMGAHPIASEEKSATNLAAKLFLLDELVSLENEVTETKKKRSFPGFGSPIDRISSASVDVKGKQRKVVELPKRRFGVPLDRIGVSHLGNTKG; from the exons ATGCAGCCTTGCTTTCAAAATGCTGCTGGAGAGATGTGTGATTTCTGTAACAGGTTTAAGCAGCTATCCAGCACTGGGGAGGTCATTGTCAGCCTGGGTGACTACAAGCTAAAGTCTCCCTGCTTACAA ATGCCGCAGTTCCAGCTTGTTGTGGTGCACTTGGCCCTTGTGATTACCCTGCTGCAGTGGCATTCTATCTCAGTGCTCCTTGTGGGGGCAGCTTCAGAG CCTTTGGAGCCTTCTGCTGCTCTGGTCATGGGAGCACATCCCATTGCCAGTGAAGAGAAGTCAGCCACCAACCTGGCAGCCAAACTGTTCCTTCTTGATGAGCTGGTGTCTCTGGAGAATGAGGTCACTGagaccaagaagaaaagaagtttcCCAGGATTTGGGTCCCCGATCGACAGAATTTCTTCTGCCTCTGTGGATGTTAAAGGCAAACAGAG GAAAGTGGTTGAGCTGCCTAAGAGACGTTTTGGAGTTCCTCTTGACCGGATTGGAGTGAGCCATCTTGGCAACACCAAGGGTTAG
- the OSTN gene encoding osteocrin isoform X4, with translation MPQFQLVVVHLALVITLLQWHSISVLLVGAASEPLEPSAALVMGAHPIASEEKSATNLAAKLFLLDELVSLENEVTETKKKRSFPGFGSPIDRISSASVDVKGKQRKVVELPKRRFGVPLDRIGVSHLGNTKGASVLND, from the exons ATGCCGCAGTTCCAGCTTGTTGTGGTGCACTTGGCCCTTGTGATTACCCTGCTGCAGTGGCATTCTATCTCAGTGCTCCTTGTGGGGGCAGCTTCAGAG CCTTTGGAGCCTTCTGCTGCTCTGGTCATGGGAGCACATCCCATTGCCAGTGAAGAGAAGTCAGCCACCAACCTGGCAGCCAAACTGTTCCTTCTTGATGAGCTGGTGTCTCTGGAGAATGAGGTCACTGagaccaagaagaaaagaagtttcCCAGGATTTGGGTCCCCGATCGACAGAATTTCTTCTGCCTCTGTGGATGTTAAAGGCAAACAGAG GAAAGTGGTTGAGCTGCCTAAGAGACGTTTTGGAGTTCCTCTTGACCGGATTGGAGTGAGCCATCTTGGCAACACCAAGG GTGCTTCTGTTCTGAATGACTGA